A genomic region of Leptotrichia massiliensis contains the following coding sequences:
- a CDS encoding sodium ion-translocating decarboxylase subunit beta: MELLKILYGTTGLSMITVKQIIMIIIALSLLYLAIKKQYEPYLLLPISFGMLLANLPAVANEGLMEKGGLLYYLYQGVKLGIYPPLIFLAIGASTDFGPLIANPKSLLLGAAAQFGIFVTFIGAILLGFTGKEAGSIGIIGGADGPTAIYTTTKLAPHLLGSIAIAAYSYMALVPVIQPPIIKLLTTKKERMVEMTQLRFVSQREKIIFPIAVTIIVILLVPSSAPLIGMLMLGNLIKEAGIVSNLVEHVRGALLYCITIVLGMTVGATANAETFLSFKTINIIILGLIAFSFGTVGGVIFGKIMYKLSNGKVNPMIGSAGVSAVPMAARVVQKLGQEENPKNFLLMHAMGPNIAGVIGSAVAAGVLLIIFK, from the coding sequence ATGGAACTACTAAAAATTCTTTACGGAACAACAGGATTATCAATGATAACTGTAAAACAGATTATTATGATAATAATAGCTTTAAGTTTATTATATCTAGCAATAAAAAAGCAATATGAACCATATTTACTACTTCCAATTTCTTTTGGAATGCTATTGGCAAACCTGCCTGCTGTAGCAAATGAGGGACTTATGGAAAAAGGCGGACTTTTGTACTATCTTTATCAAGGAGTAAAATTAGGTATTTATCCACCGTTGATATTTTTAGCAATTGGAGCAAGTACAGACTTTGGACCACTTATTGCAAATCCAAAAAGTTTATTACTAGGAGCTGCTGCACAATTTGGAATTTTTGTAACATTTATAGGAGCAATTTTACTTGGATTTACAGGAAAAGAAGCTGGCTCAATTGGAATTATCGGTGGAGCTGACGGACCAACCGCAATTTATACCACAACCAAATTAGCCCCACATTTACTAGGTTCAATTGCTATTGCAGCCTATTCCTACATGGCTTTGGTTCCTGTTATTCAGCCACCAATTATAAAACTTTTGACAACAAAAAAAGAAAGAATGGTAGAAATGACACAACTAAGATTTGTAAGCCAACGTGAAAAAATTATTTTCCCAATAGCAGTAACAATTATCGTGATTCTTTTAGTTCCATCATCAGCACCGTTAATTGGAATGTTAATGCTTGGAAATCTTATAAAAGAAGCTGGAATTGTCTCAAATTTAGTTGAACACGTACGAGGGGCACTGCTTTACTGTATTACTATTGTATTAGGAATGACAGTTGGAGCAACAGCCAATGCAGAAACTTTTTTAAGTTTTAAGACAATAAATATTATTATTTTAGGGTTAATCGCATTTTCGTTTGGAACAGTTGGTGGTGTAATATTTGGAAAAATAATGTATAAACTCTCAAACGGAAAAGTAAATCCAATGATTGGATCAGCAGGAGTTTCTGCAGTACCAATGGCAGCAAGAGTTGTACAAAAACTCGGACAAGAAGAAAATCCCAAAAATTTTCTGTTAATGCACGCCATGGGACCAAATATCGCTGGAGTAATTGGATCAGCAGTTGCTGCAGGAGTTCTTTTAATCATATTCAAATAA